The following are encoded together in the Geobacter sulfurreducens PCA genome:
- a CDS encoding PAS domain S-box protein: MVDFMAYDAANEEYNGPPVDAAAFCVADGQGRLLDVGEGLCLLSGYPRAELLSLSLAELEAGGSGTWHTALINTATSGSPARAEIGLRQREGGVRQVEVEAAFLPALGQVILTFRDSAIFSRVLAELRQKSEECDTYFRNSLDLLCVADNSGYFRRLNPAWEEVLGFPLHELLGRKFIDLVHPDDREATMGAMSDLAHQRQVKDFTNRYRVRDGSYRWLEWRAAPAGDLVFAVARDVTDRILAQERLCRSEERYRLLFEEMMSGCALHELICDRDGNPADYRFLAVNGAFERMTGLRAADIVGKTVLEVMPGTERHWIERYGDVALSGRSAEFEEYAGAIGRYYSVRAYCPERGKFAAVFNDITERRLMEDELRRQEQSHRLVLDNIPDIIARFDRELRHLYVSAAITRVTGFPPEHFIGRTNREIGMPDELVDRWDAAINEVFSSGREQRLEFTYQSPRGLRHFETTLIPERGADDSSAAVLVVNHDITELKNAELGMRQLNEELERRVGERTRELELSNRELDSFCSAVSHDLRAPLRHIAGFSRVVAEDYGDRLDHGGRDLLTRIEGGAQRMDTLINELLSLSRTNRSPLECHPVNLSTIAMDVVTDLREAAPDRLVDTEIAPDVMAQCDGNLIRVVLSNLLGNAWKFTSRTERARIEFGVIPSGDQQTFFVRDNGAGFDMNFADKLFVPFQRLHARDDYEGTGIGLATVQRIIHRHGGKIWADAAADRGATFWFTLGDCLGGRPVSP, translated from the coding sequence ATGGTCGATTTCATGGCTTACGACGCGGCAAACGAAGAGTACAACGGACCCCCTGTGGACGCGGCAGCCTTCTGCGTTGCCGACGGCCAGGGGCGGCTGCTCGACGTCGGCGAGGGATTGTGTCTTTTGAGCGGCTACCCGCGGGCCGAGCTTCTCTCCCTGTCCCTGGCCGAGCTTGAAGCCGGCGGTTCCGGCACATGGCACACCGCGTTGATAAACACGGCAACCTCGGGCAGCCCGGCCCGCGCCGAGATCGGGCTCAGGCAGCGGGAAGGCGGTGTCAGGCAGGTGGAGGTGGAGGCGGCCTTCCTGCCGGCGCTGGGGCAGGTGATCCTCACCTTCAGGGACAGTGCGATATTCTCGCGAGTCCTGGCAGAGTTGAGGCAGAAGTCGGAAGAATGCGACACCTACTTCCGCAACAGCCTCGACCTGCTCTGCGTGGCCGACAACAGTGGGTATTTCCGGCGGCTCAACCCTGCATGGGAAGAGGTGCTCGGTTTCCCTCTCCATGAGCTGCTCGGCAGGAAGTTCATCGACTTGGTGCACCCCGACGACCGCGAGGCGACGATGGGGGCTATGTCCGACCTTGCGCACCAACGGCAGGTGAAGGATTTTACCAATCGCTACCGCGTCCGGGACGGTTCGTACCGGTGGCTCGAATGGCGCGCCGCACCGGCGGGGGACCTGGTGTTCGCCGTCGCGCGCGACGTGACGGACAGAATTCTCGCCCAGGAAAGGCTCTGCCGGAGCGAAGAGCGATATCGCCTCCTGTTCGAGGAGATGATGAGCGGCTGCGCTCTCCACGAGTTGATCTGCGACCGGGACGGCAATCCCGCGGACTACCGGTTCCTGGCGGTGAACGGGGCCTTTGAGCGGATGACGGGGCTTCGGGCCGCCGACATCGTCGGCAAGACGGTCCTTGAGGTGATGCCGGGCACCGAGCGCCACTGGATCGAGCGGTACGGGGACGTTGCCCTGTCGGGGCGGTCGGCGGAGTTCGAAGAATACGCGGGCGCGATCGGGAGATACTACAGCGTCCGCGCCTACTGCCCTGAGAGGGGGAAGTTCGCGGCGGTCTTCAACGACATCACCGAGCGCCGCCTCATGGAAGACGAGCTGCGGAGGCAGGAGCAGAGCCACCGGCTCGTCCTCGACAACATCCCGGACATCATCGCGCGGTTCGACCGCGAGCTGCGCCATCTCTATGTGAGCGCCGCCATAACAAGGGTGACGGGGTTCCCGCCGGAGCACTTCATTGGCAGGACCAACCGGGAGATCGGCATGCCGGACGAACTGGTCGATCGCTGGGATGCGGCGATCAACGAAGTCTTCTCGTCCGGGAGGGAACAGCGGCTCGAATTTACCTACCAGTCCCCTCGCGGCCTGCGCCACTTTGAAACCACGCTGATCCCCGAACGGGGTGCGGACGATTCGTCCGCCGCGGTCCTGGTCGTAAACCACGATATTACCGAACTCAAGAACGCCGAACTGGGGATGCGGCAGCTGAACGAGGAGCTTGAACGGAGGGTGGGGGAGCGCACGAGGGAGCTCGAGCTATCCAATCGCGAGCTGGATTCTTTCTGCTCGGCGGTTTCCCATGACCTGCGGGCGCCGCTGCGTCACATTGCCGGGTTCAGCCGGGTCGTCGCGGAGGACTACGGCGACCGGCTCGACCACGGGGGCCGTGATCTGCTCACGCGGATCGAAGGCGGTGCCCAGAGGATGGATACCCTGATCAACGAGCTGCTTAGTCTCTCACGGACGAACCGTTCACCCCTGGAATGTCACCCCGTCAACCTGAGCACCATTGCGATGGACGTCGTGACCGACCTGCGGGAGGCCGCGCCGGACCGGCTGGTGGACACGGAGATCGCGCCCGATGTCATGGCCCAGTGTGACGGCAACCTGATCCGCGTGGTATTGTCCAACCTGCTCGGCAATGCCTGGAAATTCACCTCCCGCACTGAGCGGGCGCGCATCGAGTTCGGCGTTATTCCGTCGGGCGATCAGCAGACGTTTTTTGTCAGGGATAACGGCGCGGGTTTCGACATGAATTTCGCCGACAAGCTTTTTGTCCCGTTTCAGCGGCTCCATGCCCGTGATGACTATGAAGGCACCGGCATCGGCCTCGCCACGGTCCAGAGGATCATCCATCGCCACGGCGGGAAAATATGGGCGGACGCCGCTGCCGACCGCGGCGCCACCTTCTGGTTCACCCTCGGGGACTGCCTCGGCGGCAGACCTGTTTCGCCCTGA
- a CDS encoding heavy metal-binding domain-containing protein, whose translation MIITTTPTIEGKRIVRYCGVVAGEAILGANLFKDLFANIRDMVGGRSATYERELQRARDIALRELEERAEELGATAVVGVDLDYEVMGQGNGMLMVSASGTAVVVE comes from the coding sequence ATGATCATCACCACAACTCCCACCATCGAAGGAAAGCGGATCGTCCGCTACTGCGGCGTTGTTGCCGGCGAGGCTATCCTCGGCGCAAACCTGTTCAAGGATCTGTTTGCCAATATCCGCGACATGGTGGGCGGCCGGTCGGCCACCTACGAGCGGGAATTGCAGCGGGCGCGCGACATCGCCCTGCGGGAACTGGAGGAGCGGGCCGAAGAACTGGGCGCCACGGCCGTGGTGGGGGTCGATCTTGACTACGAGGTCATGGGACAGGGGAACGGGATGCTGATGGTCTCGGCCAGCGGTACGGCGGTGGTGGTCGAGTAG
- a CDS encoding GSU0071 family protein, with the protein MDTYMIDAELEHYLGERLSSSSRQALCRLHVRACARFHGAELEEYRRRLRAHARAYARLGRMLQSPFRHMETALFLSSFTLFVAGIIMVVNGDLSALVACGTAAGLVGMIECARKLAGHWHRYGVMEAVYRELEEQLANG; encoded by the coding sequence ATGGACACGTATATGATCGACGCGGAACTTGAACACTACCTGGGCGAACGCCTTTCCTCATCGAGCAGGCAGGCGCTGTGCCGTCTGCACGTACGGGCCTGCGCCCGGTTTCACGGTGCCGAGCTGGAGGAGTACCGGCGCCGCCTGCGGGCCCATGCCCGCGCTTACGCCCGCCTCGGGCGGATGCTCCAGTCCCCCTTCCGGCACATGGAGACGGCCCTCTTCCTGTCGAGCTTCACCCTGTTCGTTGCGGGCATCATTATGGTCGTCAATGGAGATCTCTCCGCCCTGGTGGCTTGCGGTACCGCAGCCGGACTCGTGGGGATGATCGAATGTGCCCGCAAGCTGGCCGGCCACTGGCACCGTTACGGTGTCATGGAAGCGGTCTACCGAGAGTTGGAAGAACAACTGGCGAACGGATAG